One Leptidea sinapis chromosome 32, ilLepSina1.1, whole genome shotgun sequence genomic region harbors:
- the LOC126974396 gene encoding esterase AGAP003155 isoform X1 encodes MSEDKSNLAPENKKHRRPKMKILVFHGYRQNAKSYKAKIGAIRRTLVRSSQLIFLSAPHQVAREDDDSSDEDERSSCVDSEDNTFSGKCLGGPAKGFEETLEHQDERSWWFNSEDNTFSGKCLGGPAIGFEETLRLIEDTVKEHGPFDGLMGFSQGACLVGLLAAMQQKGYLSFSFKFVICISGFRSGSLVHKGFYDEGINLPSLHVFGNADSIVPKEMCEALINLFPNPAIVEHAGGHFVPCSGSIRIAYLDYLDDRHKAIYGTPSSK; translated from the exons ATGTCAGAGGATAAGTCAAACCTAGCTCCGGAAAACAAAAAGCATAGAAGACCAAAGATGAAAATATTAGTATTTCATGGCTACCGGCAGAACGCTAAGTCATATAAGGCTAAAATAGGAGCAATTCGCAGAACCCTAGTTAGATCTTCCCAGTTAATATTCTTATCAGCGCCCCACCAAGTGGCACGTGAGGATGATGATTCTTCTGATGAAG ATGAGAGGTCATCGTGTGTTGATTCAGAAGATAACACCTTCAGTGGAAAATGCTTGGGTGGACCTGCAAAAGGATTTGAGGAGACTTtagagcatcaag ATGAGAGGTCATGGTGGTTTAATTCAGAAGATAACACCTTCAGTGGAAAATGCTTGGGTGGACCTGCAATAGGATTTGAGGAGACTTTACGTTTGATTGAGGATACTGTGAAGGAACATGGGCCATTTGATGGCTTAATGGGATTTTCACAGGGAGCTTGCCTTGTAGGTTTATTAGCTGCAATGCAACAGAAAGGat atttatcattttcatttaaatttgtaatatgtaTATCTGGCTTTCGATCTGGAAGTTTAGTACACAAAGGTTTTTATGATGAAGGTATAAATTTACCCTCTTTACATGTGTTTGGTAATGCTGACTCAATAGTGCCAAAAG aaatgTGTGAAGCTTTGATAAACCTGTTTCCCAATCCAGCTATAGTAGAGCATGCTGGTGGCCACTTTGTGCCTTGTTCAGGATCAATAAGGATTGCATATTTAGACTATCTTGACGACAGACATAAGGCTATTTATGGAACACCATCAtcgaaataa
- the LOC126974396 gene encoding esterase AGAP003155 isoform X2 — translation MSEDKSNLAPENKKHRRPKMKILVFHGYRQNAKSYKAKIGAIRRTLVRSSQLIFLSAPHQVAREDDDSSDEDERSWWFNSEDNTFSGKCLGGPAIGFEETLRLIEDTVKEHGPFDGLMGFSQGACLVGLLAAMQQKGYLSFSFKFVICISGFRSGSLVHKGFYDEGINLPSLHVFGNADSIVPKEMCEALINLFPNPAIVEHAGGHFVPCSGSIRIAYLDYLDDRHKAIYGTPSSK, via the exons ATGTCAGAGGATAAGTCAAACCTAGCTCCGGAAAACAAAAAGCATAGAAGACCAAAGATGAAAATATTAGTATTTCATGGCTACCGGCAGAACGCTAAGTCATATAAGGCTAAAATAGGAGCAATTCGCAGAACCCTAGTTAGATCTTCCCAGTTAATATTCTTATCAGCGCCCCACCAAGTGGCACGTGAGGATGATGATTCTTCTGATGAAG ATGAGAGGTCATGGTGGTTTAATTCAGAAGATAACACCTTCAGTGGAAAATGCTTGGGTGGACCTGCAATAGGATTTGAGGAGACTTTACGTTTGATTGAGGATACTGTGAAGGAACATGGGCCATTTGATGGCTTAATGGGATTTTCACAGGGAGCTTGCCTTGTAGGTTTATTAGCTGCAATGCAACAGAAAGGat atttatcattttcatttaaatttgtaatatgtaTATCTGGCTTTCGATCTGGAAGTTTAGTACACAAAGGTTTTTATGATGAAGGTATAAATTTACCCTCTTTACATGTGTTTGGTAATGCTGACTCAATAGTGCCAAAAG aaatgTGTGAAGCTTTGATAAACCTGTTTCCCAATCCAGCTATAGTAGAGCATGCTGGTGGCCACTTTGTGCCTTGTTCAGGATCAATAAGGATTGCATATTTAGACTATCTTGACGACAGACATAAGGCTATTTATGGAACACCATCAtcgaaataa
- the LOC126974395 gene encoding tRNA (guanine(10)-N2)-methyltransferase homolog, whose product MSRRYLLWFAQEYLDFRLAEMQSILSMLKIEIKYVEKSYNKPYWIVELPSESCIKKIASRSVLIKSCIELWSSANTEERLHENLKSAMKNDSGKWIVESVTGESNDNHICHSSLLTVCSDPSKSFKIEVETFCKHFTMKEKVEKIELFSYLPLEGPVKLNNPDMKFSYIEFYGVDPNNVPKQPEQLFFGRWIVDGQRDLIQALSLKKRNFIGNTSMDAQLSILMANQAQVTMGDIVLDPFVGSGSLLVAAAHFGGYVWGSDIDFMMLHARTRPTRVGQKVRQKEESIKANMKQYGIESHYLDVLVSDFSLPLWRNDLKFDAIITDPPYGVREPTEKIGIEKENYTLAEDYLPNHVPSKVEYGLSHIYSDLLNFAATHLHIGRRLVCWYPLVRSEFEASQLPSHPCLRLLASSEQVLSRLVSRRLLTFEKISDALPDVPLDPNAAHHNFRDKYFAVGEIGRQERRAKKAEEIAINNTRRAQKVSNLK is encoded by the exons ATGTCGCGACGGTACCTATTGTGGTTTGCGCAAGAATACTTAGATTTTCGGCTAGCT gaAATGCAAAGTATTCTTTCCATGCTtaagattgaaataaaatatgtagagAAATCTTACAATAAACCCTATTGGATTGTTGAATTGCCTTCGGAATCTTGCATCAAAAAAATTGCTTCAAGGTCAGTTCTAATAAAGAGTTGCATAGAATTGTGGTCCAGTGCCAATACCGAAGAAAGACTGCATGAAAATTTAAAGAGTGCAATGAAAAATGATTCAGGGAAATGGATAGTAGAAAGTGTAACAGGCGAAAGTAATGATAATCATATTTGTCACAGTAGTTTACTTACTGTGTGTAGTGATCctagtaaatcatttaaaatagaGGTTGAAACATTTTGCAAACATTTTACTATGAAAGAAAAAGTAGAAAAAATTGag CTATTCAGCTATTTACCATTAGAAGGTCCAGTAAAGCTTAATAATCCTGATATGAAATTTtcatatattgaattttatGGAGTGGATCCCAATAATGTCCCCAAACAACCAGAGCAGCTGTTCTTTGGCAGATGG atAGTGGATGGTCAAAGAGACCTAATTCAGGCTCTGTCACTCAAAAAGCGGAACTTTATTGGTAACACAAGTATGGATGCACAGCTCTCTATACTAATGGCTAATCAAGCTCAGGTGACAATGGGAGATATAGTGCTTGATCCCTTTGTTGGTTCAGGGTCATTGCTAGTTGCTGCAGCACACTTCGGAG GTTATGTATGGGGTTCAGACATAGACTTCATGATGTTGCATGCCAGAACGAGACCAACGCGCGTGGGACAAAAG GTTCGACAAAAGGAAGAAAGTATTAAGGCTAATATGAAGCAATACGGGATAGAGTCACATTATTTGGATGTTCTAGTGAGTGATTTCTCCTTGCCACTCTGGAGGAATGACCTCAAATTCGATGCTATTATAACTGACC CCCCATACGGCGTAAGGGAACCCACAGAGAAGATTGGAATAGAAAAAGAGAACTATACCCTTGCTGAGGATTACCTTCCAAACCATGTGCCGTCCAAAGTGGAGTATGGACTGTCCCACATATACAGTGACTTGTTGAACTTTGCAGCAACACATTTGCACATTGGCAGGAGGCTGGTATGCTGGTATCCATTAGTAAG GAGTGAATTCGAGGCCTCCCAGCTACCGTCTCACCCGTGTCTCCGGCTGTTGGCCAGCTCGGAGCAGGTGCTGAGCCGGCTTGTGTCCCGCCGGCTGCTCACCTTCGAGAAGATCAGTGACGCCCTACCTGACGTGCCGCTCGACCCCAACGCCGCTCATCACAACTTTAG GGACAAATATTTCGCGGTCGGTGAAATAGGTCGACAAGAAAGGAGGGCGAAGAAAGCAGAAGAAATAGCAATCAACAATACCAGAAGGGCGCAAAAagtatcaaatttaaaataa